In a genomic window of Staphylococcus taiwanensis:
- the yut gene encoding urea transporter, with the protein MKYVNIFFKNIAQVVFMNNQWSGLFILIGLFVAKWEIGLAAMIGSVLALFLAPYFNYSEEEIKDGLAGYNSVLTAIGLALFLQSSVIAWIVLILAVILTLPVGAAMRELLKPFGVPMLTFPFVLMTWLTLAMTTQFSKLKVNVDILPQQVKHPDISHDHISWLSGITTNFSEIFLVTSVIGSILIIIGIFIGSVKGGIFAILSSILAVVFIVSLGGDYPSITNGLYGYNSILTGIALGATFKTKLNTYVAVVTGLLLTVVMHGAVATLLAPVGLPVFTAPFIFATWIVMFAGRTTSEQ; encoded by the coding sequence GTGAAGTATGTAAATATCTTTTTCAAAAATATCGCACAAGTTGTGTTTATGAATAATCAGTGGTCAGGATTATTTATTCTAATCGGTCTATTTGTTGCAAAATGGGAAATTGGTTTAGCGGCAATGATAGGTAGTGTCTTGGCACTCTTCCTGGCACCGTATTTCAATTATAGTGAAGAAGAAATAAAGGACGGTTTAGCAGGTTATAATTCTGTGTTAACTGCAATTGGTTTAGCATTGTTTTTACAATCATCCGTGATTGCATGGATTGTACTGATTTTAGCAGTTATTTTAACATTGCCAGTTGGCGCTGCCATGCGTGAGTTGCTTAAACCTTTTGGCGTGCCGATGTTAACATTTCCTTTTGTGTTGATGACATGGTTAACCTTAGCAATGACGACACAATTTTCAAAGTTAAAGGTAAATGTTGATATCCTGCCCCAACAAGTGAAACATCCTGATATTAGTCATGACCATATTAGTTGGCTAAGTGGTATTACGACCAACTTTAGTGAAATCTTTCTAGTGACTTCTGTTATCGGTAGTATATTGATTATCATTGGTATCTTTATTGGTTCAGTCAAAGGTGGTATCTTTGCGATATTATCTAGTATCTTAGCAGTGGTATTTATCGTATCACTTGGTGGCGATTATCCGTCTATTACCAATGGTTTATATGGTTATAACTCTATTTTGACAGGAATTGCATTAGGTGCGACATTTAAAACGAAATTAAATACGTATGTCGCTGTTGTGACCGGTCTATTACTGACAGTTGTTATGCATGGGGCAGTGGCAACATTGCTTGCACCGGTTGGTTTACCGGTATTTACTGCACCCTTTATCTTTGCGACATGGATAGTCATGTTTGCAGGTAGAACCACAAGTGAGCAGTAA
- a CDS encoding urease accessory protein UreF yields MIEHAQLRLFQFCDSQFPTGAFSHSFGLETYIQRDAVHDAASFKEWLQLFLNEQLTYSDGLAMRLVYQALDNDDTNEVLNIDRLIFVQSLPRETRVGTKQMGTRMAKLAMELYDSEWITWYHTQMTEKRAKLHPAICFTMLGHHLGVDIETIIDYYLYQNVSSLTQNAVRAIPLGQTTGQQVVTEMIPHIERTRQHIFTLSKEDFGITAPGLELNQMEHENVNVRIFIS; encoded by the coding sequence ATGATTGAGCATGCTCAGTTAAGACTTTTTCAGTTCTGTGATTCACAATTCCCTACCGGTGCATTCAGTCACTCGTTCGGTCTTGAAACTTATATTCAACGCGATGCCGTACATGATGCTGCTTCATTTAAAGAATGGCTTCAACTTTTCTTAAATGAACAGTTAACGTACTCTGACGGTTTAGCAATGCGTCTTGTTTATCAAGCTTTAGATAATGATGATACAAATGAAGTGTTAAACATCGATCGTTTAATCTTCGTTCAAAGTCTCCCACGCGAAACACGTGTAGGTACGAAACAGATGGGAACGCGTATGGCAAAGCTTGCTATGGAACTCTATGATAGTGAATGGATTACTTGGTACCATACGCAAATGACTGAAAAACGTGCTAAGTTACATCCGGCAATTTGTTTTACCATGCTAGGTCATCATTTAGGCGTTGATATCGAAACAATTATTGACTATTACTTGTATCAAAATGTTTCAAGTTTAACACAAAATGCGGTACGTGCGATTCCACTTGGCCAAACGACAGGTCAACAAGTTGTGACGGAAATGATTCCACATATCGAACGTACACGTCAACACATTTTCACATTAAGCAAAGAAGACTTTGGTATAACAGCTCCAGGATTAGAGCTTAACCAAATGGAACATGAGAATGTTAATGTGAGAATCTTTATTTCATAG
- the ureE gene encoding urease accessory protein UreE — protein sequence MIIEEIQGNIANLSAEDKQKHVEKVYLENSDLVKRIQRVTTDHGTEVGIRLKQPIDLQYGDILYQDDTNMIVVDVNSEDLLVIKPRTLQEMGDIAHQLGNRHLPAQFTETEMLVQYDYLVEDLLKTLGIPYSHEDRKVNKAFRHIGHSHD from the coding sequence ATGATTATTGAAGAAATTCAAGGCAACATCGCTAACTTATCTGCCGAAGATAAACAAAAACACGTTGAAAAAGTTTATTTAGAGAATTCTGATTTAGTTAAACGTATTCAACGTGTTACTACTGATCACGGCACTGAAGTTGGTATTCGTTTAAAACAACCCATTGATTTACAATATGGCGATATTCTTTATCAAGATGATACTAATATGATTGTGGTTGACGTCAATTCTGAGGATTTACTAGTTATTAAACCACGTACATTGCAAGAGATGGGAGACATTGCCCATCAACTTGGTAACCGTCACTTACCGGCACAATTTACAGAAACTGAAATGTTAGTCCAATATGACTATTTAGTAGAAGACTTGCTTAAAACCTTAGGCATTCCTTATAGTCATGAAGATCGTAAAGTAAACAAAGCGTTTAGACATATAGGACATTCACATGATTGA
- the ureG gene encoding urease accessory protein UreG, whose product MANPIKIGIGGPVGAGKTQLVEKLVRRLSKDLSIGVITNDIYTKEDQKILVNTGVLAEDRIIGVETGGCPHTAIREDASMNFAAIDELLERNDDIELIFIESGGDNLAATFSPELVDFSIYIIDVAQGEKIPRKGGQGMIKSDYFIINKTDLAEFVGASLDQMAEDTKTFRGNRPFTFTNLKTDEGLDNVLEWIERDVFLKGLA is encoded by the coding sequence ATGGCAAATCCAATTAAAATTGGTATAGGCGGTCCTGTTGGCGCAGGTAAAACACAATTAGTAGAAAAATTAGTGCGCCGTCTGTCTAAAGATTTAAGTATCGGCGTTATTACAAACGATATTTATACCAAAGAAGACCAAAAAATCTTAGTTAACACTGGTGTGTTAGCTGAAGATAGAATCATCGGTGTTGAAACTGGTGGTTGCCCTCATACAGCTATTCGTGAAGATGCTTCAATGAACTTTGCGGCCATTGATGAATTATTAGAACGTAATGATGATATCGAACTGATCTTCATTGAATCTGGTGGCGATAATTTAGCTGCTACATTCAGCCCTGAATTAGTTGATTTCTCTATCTACATTATCGACGTTGCTCAAGGCGAGAAGATTCCACGTAAAGGTGGTCAAGGGATGATTAAATCTGACTACTTTATCATTAATAAAACAGACTTAGCTGAATTTGTAGGTGCGTCATTAGACCAAATGGCAGAAGATACAAAGACGTTCCGTGGTAATCGTCCATTTACTTTTACAAACTTAAAAACAGATGAAGGTTTAGATAATGTGCTTGAATGGATTGAACGTGACGTATTCCTTAAAGGGTTAGCTTAA
- a CDS encoding urease accessory protein UreD, protein MTEEMKQDTEQSWTGQLDLTVFNNGKRSVARDIFFEKALKVIRPVYLNQSTIPTFYIVNVGGGYLDGDRYRMNINVDEAAAVTLTSQGATKIYKTLNDRVEQYQTFHIAKDGYMEYVGDPIIAYEHAKFFQHNVFKLDATASMFYTDILTPGYSSSEAHFTYDYMHLLNEIYVDDELVVYDNLRMHPSETKISAIGYMENYTHLGSAYFIHPDVTQKLIEEVYEEIKDYTQQYDCRLGITQLPTHGFTVRVLSNMTQEIEEILNTVQSYIANKLYDRQLDFLRKY, encoded by the coding sequence ATGACTGAAGAAATGAAGCAAGATACTGAACAATCTTGGACTGGCCAGCTTGACCTGACAGTATTCAATAATGGTAAACGTTCGGTAGCACGTGATATCTTTTTTGAAAAAGCATTGAAAGTCATTCGACCTGTTTATTTAAATCAATCGACAATTCCAACGTTCTATATTGTGAATGTTGGTGGTGGTTACTTAGATGGTGACCGATATCGTATGAACATCAATGTAGATGAAGCGGCTGCTGTAACGTTAACATCGCAAGGTGCTACGAAGATTTACAAGACGTTGAATGATCGTGTGGAACAGTATCAAACATTTCATATAGCAAAAGATGGTTATATGGAATATGTTGGTGACCCGATTATTGCATATGAGCATGCGAAGTTCTTCCAACATAATGTATTTAAATTGGATGCAACGGCGTCAATGTTCTACACAGATATTCTTACACCTGGCTATTCTTCCAGTGAGGCGCATTTCACCTATGACTATATGCATTTACTAAATGAAATTTATGTAGATGATGAACTTGTCGTGTATGACAATTTGCGTATGCATCCGAGTGAAACGAAGATAAGTGCGATTGGTTACATGGAGAACTATACGCATTTAGGTTCAGCTTACTTTATTCATCCTGATGTGACGCAAAAGCTAATCGAAGAAGTGTATGAGGAAATCAAAGATTATACGCAGCAGTATGATTGTCGCCTTGGAATAACACAATTACCGACACATGGCTTTACTGTGCGTGTGTTATCAAATATGACCCAGGAAATTGAAGAGATTCTGAATACGGTGCAATCTTATATTGCGAATAAGTTATATGATCGTCAATTAGACTTTTTAAGAAAGTATTAA
- the ureC gene encoding urease subunit alpha, with translation MSFKMTQSQYTSLYGPTTGDSIRLGDTNLFAQVEHDYTSYGDEVTFGGGKSIRDGMGQNPNVTRDDRYVADLVITNAVIIDYDKVVKADIGIKNGYIFAIGQAGNPDIMDGIDIIIGATTDIISAEGKIVTAGGIDTHVHFINPEQAEVALESGITTHIGGGTGASEGAKATTVTPGPWHIHRMLEAAENLPINVGFTGKGQAVNNTALIEQIHAGVIGLKVHEDWGATPSALDHALEVADESDVQIALHADTLNEAGFMEDTMEAVKGRVLHMYHTEGAGGGHAPDLIKSAAYPNILPSSTNPTLPYTHNTVDEHLDMVMITHHLNASIPEDIAFADSRIRKETIAAEDVLQDMGVFSMVSSDSQAMGRVGEVIIRTWQVAHRMKEQRGFLDGDAEYNDNNRIKRYIAKYTINPAITHGISDYVGSIEGGKLADLVMWEPAFFGVKPDLIVKGGMINSAVNGDANGSIPTSEPQKYRKMYGQYGGNLQHTSITFVSKTAFESGIYRHLNLQRMVRPVHGIRNLTKKDMKNNDATPKLDVDPQTYEVFVDGKKVTSEAATELPLTQRYFLF, from the coding sequence ATGAGTTTTAAAATGACACAATCTCAATATACCAGTCTTTATGGTCCAACTACAGGCGACTCAATCCGTCTTGGTGATACAAACTTATTTGCACAAGTTGAACATGACTACACAAGTTATGGTGATGAAGTGACATTTGGTGGCGGTAAATCAATCCGTGATGGTATGGGTCAAAATCCAAACGTGACACGTGACGACCGTTATGTTGCAGATTTAGTTATTACAAATGCTGTTATCATTGATTACGATAAAGTAGTTAAAGCAGATATCGGTATTAAAAATGGTTATATCTTTGCAATTGGACAAGCTGGTAACCCAGATATTATGGACGGCATTGATATTATTATCGGTGCGACAACAGATATTATTTCAGCAGAAGGTAAAATCGTAACTGCTGGTGGTATCGATACGCACGTTCACTTTATTAACCCTGAACAAGCAGAAGTAGCACTTGAAAGTGGTATTACAACACATATTGGTGGCGGTACAGGTGCTTCGGAAGGTGCCAAAGCGACAACCGTTACCCCTGGTCCTTGGCACATCCACCGCATGTTAGAAGCCGCTGAAAATTTACCAATTAATGTTGGTTTCACTGGTAAAGGTCAAGCCGTTAATAACACTGCCCTTATTGAACAAATCCATGCTGGCGTTATCGGATTAAAAGTGCATGAAGACTGGGGTGCAACGCCTTCAGCATTAGATCATGCATTAGAAGTTGCTGACGAATCCGATGTTCAAATCGCGCTTCATGCCGATACATTAAATGAAGCAGGTTTCATGGAAGATACTATGGAAGCCGTTAAGGGCCGAGTATTACACATGTACCATACAGAAGGTGCTGGTGGCGGACATGCGCCTGATTTAATTAAATCAGCTGCTTATCCAAATATCTTACCTTCATCTACTAACCCAACATTACCTTATACGCATAACACAGTAGATGAACATTTAGATATGGTGATGATTACACACCATTTAAATGCATCTATTCCTGAAGATATCGCATTTGCAGATTCACGTATTAGAAAAGAAACAATCGCAGCTGAAGACGTATTACAAGATATGGGCGTATTCAGTATGGTTAGCTCAGACTCTCAAGCTATGGGACGCGTAGGCGAAGTCATTATTCGTACTTGGCAAGTCGCACACCGTATGAAAGAACAACGTGGTTTCTTAGATGGCGATGCGGAATATAACGACAACAATCGTATCAAACGTTACATTGCCAAATACACAATTAATCCTGCCATTACACATGGTATTTCTGACTATGTTGGTTCAATTGAAGGTGGCAAATTAGCCGATTTAGTAATGTGGGAACCAGCATTCTTTGGTGTGAAACCAGATCTTATCGTTAAAGGCGGTATGATTAATTCTGCAGTTAACGGTGACGCTAACGGTTCTATTCCAACATCTGAGCCTCAAAAATATCGTAAAATGTATGGTCAATATGGTGGTAACTTACAACATACATCTATTACTTTCGTATCTAAAACAGCGTTTGAAAGTGGCATCTACCGTCACTTGAACTTACAACGTATGGTTCGCCCAGTGCATGGCATTCGTAATTTAACGAAAAAAGATATGAAAAATAATGATGCAACACCTAAATTAGACGTAGACCCACAAACATATGAAGTATTTGTAGATGGTAAAAAAGTCACAAGTGAAGCTGCGACAGAATTACCATTAACACAACGATACTTCTTATTCTAG
- a CDS encoding urease subunit gamma: MHFTQREQDKLMIVVAAEVARRRKARGLKLNHPEAVALISDELLEGARDGKTVAELMSYGKTILNEDDVMEGVANMITEIEIEATFPDGTKLIAVHHPIV; the protein is encoded by the coding sequence GTGCATTTTACTCAGCGTGAACAAGATAAATTAATGATTGTTGTTGCTGCAGAAGTTGCAAGACGTCGTAAAGCACGCGGCTTGAAACTAAATCATCCTGAAGCCGTCGCTTTAATTAGTGATGAATTACTTGAAGGTGCTCGTGATGGTAAGACTGTTGCTGAACTCATGAGTTACGGTAAAACCATTCTAAACGAAGACGACGTAATGGAAGGCGTTGCAAATATGATTACTGAAATCGAAATCGAAGCAACATTCCCAGATGGTACGAAATTGATTGCCGTCCATCATCCAATTGTGTAA
- a CDS encoding DNA-processing protein DprA: MDKISIFILALSSFKRVGDATVKSVLEEVNVDEDILDYNYLSKLEGKKIQNLINDKITNEEIWLSSVEKAKAQMINSEEQGISVINFSEKLYPQNLLKQKKYPLIIYVKGNLSILNNEKTVAIIGTRNATILGKKMNERISKHFYERGYTVVSGLAKGHDAIAHQVGVQMTGKTVAILAHGLDQPVYPKENRRLADEILEAGGAWLSTYPLGQKLVPQFLVARDEWQTSMSNGVIAVETGIKGGTNHALNHGLKQNKPVGMLDHTKFPKLSNEERNNTEQIQGNLKRINDNEVYPLYELSSIEHFDELMQTYYNDSNVNFEKDKKQMSQSKPVKTDNQESNNVEQLGFDF, from the coding sequence ATGGATAAAATATCGATTTTTATTTTGGCATTAAGCAGCTTTAAAAGAGTAGGCGATGCGACAGTTAAATCTGTTTTAGAAGAAGTAAATGTTGATGAAGATATATTAGATTATAACTACTTATCTAAATTAGAGGGGAAAAAAATACAGAATTTAATTAATGACAAAATCACTAATGAAGAGATTTGGTTATCATCAGTTGAGAAAGCTAAAGCACAAATGATTAATTCAGAAGAGCAAGGTATTTCAGTCATTAACTTTAGTGAGAAACTTTATCCCCAAAATTTATTAAAACAAAAGAAATACCCTCTGATTATATATGTAAAAGGCAATTTGTCTATTTTAAATAATGAAAAAACTGTAGCGATTATTGGTACAAGAAACGCTACAATTTTAGGTAAAAAAATGAATGAACGTATTAGCAAACATTTTTATGAGCGAGGATACACTGTTGTAAGTGGCCTTGCAAAGGGTCATGATGCAATCGCTCATCAAGTAGGTGTGCAGATGACTGGAAAAACAGTTGCCATTCTTGCACATGGTTTAGATCAACCTGTTTATCCTAAGGAAAATAGACGTTTAGCTGATGAAATATTAGAGGCTGGTGGTGCTTGGTTAAGTACTTATCCACTTGGTCAAAAATTGGTGCCCCAATTTTTAGTAGCAAGAGATGAATGGCAAACATCTATGAGTAATGGTGTAATTGCAGTTGAAACAGGAATAAAAGGTGGAACAAATCATGCTTTGAACCATGGTCTAAAACAAAATAAACCAGTGGGCATGTTAGACCATACTAAATTTCCAAAGTTAAGCAATGAAGAACGAAACAACACAGAACAAATACAAGGGAATTTAAAGAGAATTAATGATAATGAAGTGTATCCATTATATGAGTTAAGTAGTATTGAACATTTCGATGAATTAATGCAAACATATTATAATGATTCAAATGTTAATTTTGAAAAAGATAAAAAACAAATGTCACAATCTAAACCAGTGAAAACTGATAATCAAGAAAGTAATAATGTAGAACAATTAGGTTTTGATTTTTAA
- a CDS encoding ABC transporter substrate-binding protein yields MKKLFVAVLVFVLALAACSNHSDNSSSKDSKEATKSYKTDSGDKIKIPKNPKRIVVLGTTYAGGLKELDANIQAVAKNVDDSSVLKDKFKGVKKIDPENVEAVAKEKPDLIITYNTDKNLKKLKKIAPTVAFDYMKHDYKEQHLELGKIIGKKDKAQKWVDQWDEKTKNDGKEIKKAIGKDATVSIIKDFDKKIYVLGKTYGHGSEVLYDSFGLKMPSKVESATKKEDLADISAEQIPDMSGDYVVTPVAKGAKLSFENKDVWKNTKAVKDKHTFKVDEGVYWLNDPYSLDFERKDLKKKLLDSADK; encoded by the coding sequence TTGAAAAAGTTATTTGTGGCTGTATTAGTATTTGTATTAGCCTTAGCTGCATGTAGTAATCATAGCGATAATAGTTCTTCTAAAGATTCTAAAGAAGCGACTAAATCGTATAAAACGGATTCTGGAGATAAAATCAAAATTCCTAAGAATCCAAAACGTATCGTTGTGTTAGGTACTACGTACGCTGGGGGCTTAAAAGAACTTGATGCTAACATCCAAGCAGTTGCTAAAAATGTTGACGATAGCTCAGTATTAAAAGATAAATTTAAAGGCGTTAAGAAAATTGACCCTGAAAATGTTGAAGCAGTCGCTAAAGAAAAACCGGATTTAATCATCACATACAATACAGATAAAAACTTAAAGAAATTGAAAAAAATCGCACCAACTGTTGCTTTTGATTACATGAAACATGACTACAAAGAACAACACTTAGAATTAGGTAAAATCATTGGTAAAAAAGATAAAGCTCAAAAATGGGTAGACCAATGGGATGAAAAAACAAAAAATGATGGTAAAGAAATCAAAAAGGCAATTGGTAAAGATGCCACAGTTTCAATTATCAAAGACTTCGACAAAAAAATCTATGTCCTAGGTAAAACATATGGTCACGGTAGTGAAGTACTTTACGATTCATTTGGTCTAAAAATGCCAAGTAAAGTTGAAAGTGCTACTAAGAAAGAAGATTTAGCCGACATTTCTGCTGAACAAATTCCAGATATGAGTGGCGACTATGTGGTTACGCCAGTCGCTAAAGGTGCTAAACTTTCATTTGAAAATAAAGACGTATGGAAAAACACTAAAGCTGTTAAAGACAAACATACATTCAAAGTAGACGAAGGTGTTTATTGGTTAAACGATCCATATTCATTAGACTTTGAACGTAAAGACTTAAAGAAAAAATTATTAGACTCAGCAGATAAATAA
- a CDS encoding IS1182 family transposase: MYKNYNMTQLTLPMETSVLIPTNDISRHVNDIVETIPDNEFDEFRHHRGATSYHPKMMLKVILYAYTQSVFSGRKIEKMLNDSIRMMWLSQNQKPSYKTINRFRVNPKVDALLESLFIQFYSQCIKQNLIDDKAIFIDGTKIEANSNRYTFVWKKSIQNHESKMNEDSKALYHELVTNKIIPEIKEDHDNELTKEEIDLIGSHLDKEIEDLNQHINNEKCTKTRKQIRLKRTKIKKYKKQINDYSERKYRYEFQKSILKDRNSYSKTDHDATFMRMKEDHMKNGQLKPGYNLQIATNSQFVLSYNVYQNPTDTRTMIPFLNSIQETYGHLPEYIVADAGYGSESNYMAIIDDFNRTPLITYGMFIKDKTKKYKSDIFNTQNWDYDEINDEFICPNNKRLGFKRYAYRHDKYGYKRDFKLYECDDCSECPLKNQCMNFNSKTNKKIMKNYNWEYFKSQINKKLSEPKTKNIYSQRKIDVEPVFGFMKAILGFTRMSVRGLNKVKRELGFVLMALNIRKVVAQRAENNQKIYKKDNFYIISIEIVFYSLIQELYVPDSLNCSNHNWVR; the protein is encoded by the coding sequence ATGTATAAAAATTATAACATGACTCAACTTACTCTACCAATGGAAACTTCAGTTCTTATCCCCACAAATGATATTTCACGACATGTAAATGATATTGTTGAAACAATTCCTGACAATGAATTCGACGAATTCAGACATCACCGTGGTGCAACTTCGTACCATCCTAAAATGATGTTAAAAGTGATTCTATATGCCTACACACAATCTGTATTCTCAGGTCGTAAAATAGAAAAAATGCTTAATGATAGCATCCGAATGATGTGGCTATCACAAAATCAAAAACCTTCTTATAAAACAATTAATCGATTTAGAGTAAATCCAAAAGTAGATGCTTTATTAGAATCTTTATTTATTCAATTTTACAGTCAGTGTATAAAACAAAATCTTATAGATGATAAAGCTATTTTTATTGATGGTACAAAAATTGAAGCAAATTCCAATCGATATACATTTGTATGGAAAAAGAGTATTCAAAACCATGAATCAAAGATGAATGAGGATTCTAAAGCCCTCTACCATGAATTGGTAACCAATAAAATCATACCGGAAATCAAAGAAGATCATGATAATGAATTAACAAAAGAAGAAATAGATTTGATTGGTAGTCATTTAGATAAAGAAATCGAAGATTTAAACCAACATATCAACAATGAAAAATGTACTAAAACAAGAAAACAAATACGTCTCAAAAGAACTAAAATCAAAAAATACAAAAAGCAAATCAATGATTATTCTGAGCGAAAGTATCGATACGAATTTCAAAAATCTATTTTAAAGGATAGAAATAGTTATTCTAAGACAGATCATGATGCGACATTTATGAGAATGAAAGAAGATCACATGAAAAATGGACAACTTAAGCCAGGGTATAATTTACAAATAGCGACAAATTCCCAATTTGTTTTATCTTATAATGTGTATCAAAATCCAACGGATACTAGAACGATGATTCCATTTTTAAATTCAATTCAAGAGACCTACGGTCATTTACCTGAATATATTGTAGCTGATGCAGGTTATGGTAGTGAATCAAATTATATGGCAATTATAGATGACTTTAATCGAACGCCACTCATAACATATGGAATGTTTATAAAAGATAAAACTAAAAAATATAAAAGTGACATCTTTAATACTCAAAATTGGGACTATGACGAAATTAATGACGAATTCATTTGTCCGAATAATAAACGGCTAGGTTTTAAAAGATATGCCTATCGTCATGATAAGTATGGTTACAAGCGAGACTTCAAATTATATGAATGTGACGATTGTTCAGAATGTCCTCTGAAAAATCAATGTATGAACTTCAATTCAAAAACAAACAAAAAAATAATGAAGAATTATAACTGGGAATATTTTAAATCCCAAATTAACAAAAAGCTTTCAGAACCAAAAACAAAAAATATCTACAGTCAAAGAAAAATTGATGTGGAACCTGTTTTTGGATTTATGAAGGCTATTTTGGGTTTCACTCGGATGTCTGTCCGAGGACTCAATAAAGTCAAAAGAGAACTTGGTTTTGTATTAATGGCACTTAATATAAGAAAAGTAGTAGCTCAACGAGCTGAAAATAATCAAAAAATTTATAAAAAAGACAATTTCTATATTATTTCAATAGAAATTGTCTTTTATTCACTTATCCAAGAACTTTATGTCCCGGACTCTTTAAATTGTTCTAATCATAATTGGGTAAGATAA
- a CDS encoding urease subunit beta translates to MIPGEVKVKNTEIEINKGRAETALTVKNTGDRPIQVGSHFHFFEANKALKFEREKAYGKHLDIPAGAAVRFEPGDEKKVQLVEYAGQRKIYGFRGMVNGQIDEDRVYRPTDENDEYAGVFGDEGEENHNKKGGKA, encoded by the coding sequence ATGATTCCTGGAGAAGTTAAAGTAAAAAATACTGAAATCGAAATTAATAAAGGACGAGCTGAAACTGCATTAACTGTTAAAAATACAGGTGACCGTCCAATTCAAGTAGGCTCTCATTTTCATTTTTTCGAAGCGAATAAAGCTTTAAAATTTGAACGTGAAAAAGCCTATGGCAAACACCTAGATATCCCCGCTGGTGCTGCCGTGCGTTTTGAACCTGGTGATGAAAAGAAAGTTCAATTAGTAGAATATGCTGGTCAACGTAAAATTTACGGATTCAGAGGCATGGTAAATGGTCAAATTGATGAAGATCGCGTGTACCGTCCAACTGATGAAAACGATGAATATGCCGGCGTATTTGGTGACGAAGGTGAAGAAAATCATAATAAAAAAGGTGGCAAAGCGTAA
- the rbsK gene encoding ribokinase translates to MERHIYVIGSMSMDLVVSTDIVPGKGETVLGNSFFTTPGGKSANQAVAAARLGQDVHMVGRIGNDTFGEDIFQNLKNNGVNVEHVKSTAGPSGTAHITLADNDNSIIVVPSANNEVTPEYVKQALEATKAGDIVLLQQEIPSETVEAAVKYCYERELISILNPAPYRDIADDVIEQATYITPNETESENMFEGDVDQALERYPDKLIVTLGELGAMYHDGVEQVEIKGFKRDVKDTTGAGDTFNGALAVGLQRGYDLPKALTFANLAASYSVTGMGAQGGMPTLEDLEDLDI, encoded by the coding sequence ATGGAGAGACATATTTATGTTATTGGAAGCATGTCGATGGATTTAGTTGTTTCAACCGATATTGTCCCTGGAAAAGGTGAAACCGTACTTGGCAATTCATTCTTTACGACACCAGGTGGTAAAAGTGCCAATCAAGCAGTAGCAGCAGCTCGATTGGGTCAAGATGTACATATGGTAGGGCGCATTGGAAATGATACGTTTGGTGAAGACATTTTCCAAAATTTAAAAAATAATGGCGTAAACGTTGAACATGTGAAGTCAACAGCAGGACCATCAGGTACAGCGCATATTACGTTAGCTGATAATGATAATAGTATTATTGTGGTGCCTTCAGCGAATAATGAAGTGACACCCGAATATGTGAAACAAGCTTTGGAAGCTACTAAAGCGGGTGATATTGTCTTGCTTCAACAAGAAATTCCCTCTGAAACAGTTGAAGCGGCTGTGAAGTATTGTTATGAGCGTGAATTGATTTCAATCTTAAACCCAGCACCTTATAGAGACATTGCAGATGATGTGATTGAACAAGCCACATATATTACGCCAAATGAAACAGAAAGTGAGAACATGTTTGAGGGCGATGTGGACCAAGCATTGGAACGTTACCCTGATAAATTAATTGTCACGTTAGGTGAACTCGGTGCGATGTACCATGATGGTGTTGAGCAAGTCGAAATTAAAGGATTTAAGCGTGATGTTAAAGATACAACAGGTGCGGGTGATACATTTAATGGTGCATTGGCAGTGGGCTTGCAACGTGGCTACGATTTGCCAAAGGCATTGACGTTTGCTAACTTAGCGGCAAGTTATTCAGTGACAGGTATGGGGGCACAAGGTGGTATGCCGACATTAGAAGATTTAGAGGATTTAGATATATAG